One genomic window of Pecten maximus chromosome 3, xPecMax1.1, whole genome shotgun sequence includes the following:
- the LOC117324178 gene encoding multiple coagulation factor deficiency protein 2 homolog, translating into MTQLLSLLLLVLTVLVGIDLCKGHPSNDHASPNTPTEQSEQVGFHDDKVVHDEAHLKEHLQEEIDTSKPMTPQEMEFHYFRLHDADNNTKLDGLEIMSALSHMSNMYDLTAAEKAGKSDQEVAELQRKRSDEATKHYADIVDKVLREDDFDQDGYISYPEYVSARRRDYDRYQHEMAQQQMMAQQHMMQQQQAMAQQQQFQQFQQFQQQQQAMQMQQLQQQQQQQQQQPRQQAEMGTQTAASQS; encoded by the exons ATGACTCAGCTGTTGTCCCTCCTCCTATTAGTGTTGACAGTACTGGTGGGGATAGATCTGTGTAAAGGTCACCCAAGTAACGACCACGCCTCCCCTAACACACCCACAGAACAATCCGAACAGGTCGGCTTCCACGACGACAAAGTCGTCCATGATGAAGC TCATCTGAAGGAACACCTGCAGGAGGAAATAGATACCAGTAAGCCGATGACACCACAGGAGATGGAATTCCACTACTTCCG TTTACATGACGCGGATAACAACACCAAGCTAGATGGTTTGGAAATAATGTCAGCCCTAAGCCATATGAGTAATATGTACGATCTCACGGCTGCGGAAAAGGCGGGGAAATCGGACCAGGAAGTAGCTGAACTACAGCGCAAGCGTAGTGACGAGGCCACGAAGCACTACGCGG aTATCGTAGATAAAGTACTGAGAGAAGATGACTTCGACCAAGATGGCTACATTTCCTATCCGGAGTACGTTTCCGCTAGACGGCGCGATTACGATCGGTACCAGCACGAAATGGCACAACAACAAATGATGGCACAACAGCATATGATGCAGCAACAGCAGGCTATGGCTCAACAACAGCAGTTCCAGCAATTCCAACAGTTCCAACAGCAACAACAGGCGATGCAAATGCAACAActccaacaacaacaacagcagcagcaacaacagcCACGGCAGCAGGCTGAGATGGGTACACAGACGGCAGCATCACAGTCATAA